The nucleotide window aaaacCTACCATCATTAGCTTACTTGTACTTATGaataaaaacaacaaaattaaataggtgaatgaaaaaaaatactaataattgGATAACTACTAATGTAGTttatccatatttttatttattttattttctcaccATAATACAAAGCTACATGGGAACTTTTAATTCGAAACCTAACTAAAAATACTATATTTAAGCTAGATTAGATTAATAAAAGacattaaaatttattctttGATAATGAAAATAGTAATATAAGGTGATCAATAATTAGCGAGCTTCATGAGTTTCTTCCAAGCAGCTCGGTTAGAAATGGTCTCCCACCATGCATTTACATGCTTCCGTTGAGACACCATGTGCCACATCCCAACATCGTCGACCAAGTATCGAAGAGCGGGTAGATGGCTAAGGTCGGCCAAGGTGAATGAATCTCCAGCAAGATAGGCGGTGGTGGACAAGCGTTGCTCGTAGATGTCCAACACTTTTTCCAGCTTTTGTTGGCAGCTGAGCACTAAGGCCGTATCACCCTGCTTGCCCATTCGTGGGAGGATCAACAGTTGAAACACCAAAGTGTAGGCCAAATCGTTGAAGTTGTGGGCTTCTACTTCTAGCCATTGATCCACCATTGCTCGTTCTTCCAATGAGTTTCCAAGTAGGTTTGTACCTTGCTTTTCATATTTGGCTGCATAGTACCTTATGATTGCCCTAGACTCTGCCAAAAGCAAAATATTTACGCATTTGAATATAAATATGAAAAGAGTAAATTACACCCAAAGTCACTAAATTAAGTTTACGTTTTAATCACTCAATTTCAAAAAGTAAGTTACAAATGGTCACttaactatttaaaagttttcatttaagtcattggcTATTTAACTTGTTGATGCATGGCCTTCTTCTCTATTTACAACACTTGCATCAATCAAAACATCACAAATCTATAAACTAAAATCTAAACAACTTTCTTCTCCAATTTTCGACATTAGCCATCAGATCAATTTGGATATTtggtatgttcttctactcgtcAATAGGTACTGATCGCCTAGGGACGAAGCTAGAAAATTACTTTAGAATGGGCCAAAGATGAATCATAAATTATTGGGAGCTAAAATGTAATCTTATCATTATACTAACATGtactttcataaaaatttaagggATTAAATGACAAATCTACCATTTGGGGAGCAAGTAGGGATGGCAGAATCCAAGCCACCCAATGGATTCTAAACCGATTTGCTCTCTTTTGAAAAGTAGATGCGGGACGGGGCGAGGTGGACTTTTTTCTTTTGGAGTGGGTATGGAGTGATTATGGTAATTACTTACCCCATCTCGACCTTCTCTAGATTATCATTTTATCATTGTATATATAAGTTATTAAAaaggtaaaaatataataatgtaaTACTAAAAACAAGCTCATATATtttgtgtttaaatatttttttgaagaaTTGTGTATAAATATTTACTagattttaaaaagataaaaaatattaaagatgAGTAGCAAAATTTGAATTGAAGCAGAGCGGGGATAGATGTATTTAATATCCATGGAGACGATAAtagtttttaaaattatacatctATAGTGAAGCAGGGCGAATGGTGGAGCAGAGTATGCCAACTGTGGAGTTGTGATGGATTTAGCAATATTCACTCTCGCCCCACTCCATTGCTATTTTTAGGAGCAAGGTCACTGCTTGCCCTCTTTATCTTTGTCCATGATCTATTGTACCAATTACCGAATCGTCATATAGATTTTGTtagccaaattttaaaaataaaaaaattaacaataca belongs to Gossypium arboreum isolate Shixiya-1 chromosome 7, ASM2569848v2, whole genome shotgun sequence and includes:
- the LOC108484778 gene encoding glutathione S-transferase F12, yielding MVVKVYGPIKAACPQRVLACLLEKEVEFQIVDVDLEAGDHKKPDFLLRQPFGQVPAIEDGDFKLFESRAIIRYYAAKYEKQGTNLLGNSLEERAMVDQWLEVEAHNFNDLAYTLVFQLLILPRMGKQGDTALVLSCQQKLEKVLDIYEQRLSTTAYLAGDSFTLADLSHLPALRYLVDDVGMWHMVSQRKHVNAWWETISNRAAWKKLMKLANY